The proteins below are encoded in one region of Chelonia mydas isolate rCheMyd1 chromosome 11, rCheMyd1.pri.v2, whole genome shotgun sequence:
- the LOC102944421 gene encoding shugoshin 2, with product MQGSSTMASQEAVDTSFFSLSGVRERMREKKNGALKTAKLNASLVSKIKTKIINNSSIVKVSLKRNNKALALALSAEKANSQRLVFEKMLLQKEVEQCHFQNATLRQRLYFLNKTLKQLEAFLNGNLLTAIKMSRPSEYRSSSLLLAAGQHNSIVEGSWTDDLTDAQLGVSPLARMAAMPMRVPVCEVDDGKRRRGGSSAGVQTFPLGLQTSVPEQPGKSTTTTSSRLVEEPLASQEKNGQRSSKGGEPEPAFLDSHLIFEESSSCTPQSSPISTLANNLPLPQCEKITRPCSDSLVHLHGHVTERKKRVTVFMTSTPSSAVDFHLDTNSNRASKWSIGGDNCASKTSMPIKSNSLHLLDLPSEPDSDPKTESPDKGLPRDLLQPEETLCDAEVDHNFSRVAEFITLEAKSQSNGQAKAGETTVVKKVSKGKKKRDALKIHPKSSSDVPHEEESPPSSKKVSKAKGLSGSKWEVRKPAWQTPGDALEEGSLQKSSGCAVGQSDKAKDCRRMHVLNAGQSKKVEKRVLLPQELNRESFAERLSSMESQFQSPRSALFSHKAPLNGGALQSPPCLEKQGSSIPALQQDLLCVNVKCIKPKATRKTIRISRAADCSEEHVQSSTRIPESKAECQAKKGQKSKRKMSKEGNFNPQRSEEENSGPCVDVQSVNKSNDKDSSSNTKPSRKTYTVSLSDLTGSSIPVLPGLKGGEITRSERVPESKTNKTQKAQRTSAVQSNKKRSSSPVEKVLDGVPSNMNALKEGADSRSKTKRKTYVVNPPEAHPEGRESFASETGGVADSAFNQADPVEQNFLPVTIFKTELDSYLEPPISEPGGTNSMVGNPGLIDFSSAARSEALAFSPCSRSLPHLEPPTAAEHRIAEKSSTLPKSSAIVKENDTEQTSGGSCGRKKAKTSSKDPCQSTALPGSENKALQDLTNASFRASISSEESSARPTRRRRDPACYAEPKLNSKLRRGDPFTNTQFLHSPVYKTKRKKMTKEKEKSKRIKQEENVFMNDPLQHT from the exons ATGCAG GGCTCTTCAACCATGGCGTCTCAGGAGGCAGTGGATACATCTTTTTTCTCCCTAAGTGGTGTTAGAGAACGGATGAGGGAGAAGAAAAATGGTGCTTTAAAGACGGCAAAGCTGAATGCTTCCCTTgtatcaaaaatcaaaacaaaaataataa ACAACTCTTCTATAGTTAAGGTCTCCTTAAAACGCAATAATAAAGCTCTGGCACTGGCCCTCAGCGCCGAGAAGGCGAATAGCCAGAGGCTCGTCTTCGAGAAGATGTTACTGCAGAAAGAAGTGGAGCAATGTCACTTCCAGAATGCTACGCTTCGGCAAAGACTGTATTTTCTG AATAAAACCCTCAAacaactggaagcatttctgaatgGTAACCTGCTGACAGCCATAAAGATGAGCAGACCTTCCGAG TACCGTTCAAGTTCTCTGCTGTTAGCTGCGGGACAGCACAACAGCATCGTGGAGGGCAGCTGGACTGATGATCTCACAGATGCACAACTTGGGGTCTCTCCACTTGCTAG AATGGCAGCGATGCCGATGAGGGTCCCGGTATGTGAAGTAGATGACGGGAAAAGGCGCCGAGGCGGTAGCTCCGCGGGCGTGCAGACGTTCCCGCTAGGGCTCCAGACATCCGTTCCAGAGCAGCCGGGTAAAAGCACAACCACCACCTCGTCCCGGCTTGTGGAGGAGCCGTTAGCAAGCCAGGAGAAAAACGGGCAGAGGTCGAGCAAAGGAGGTGAACCAGAACCTGCCTTTCTTGACTCTCATCTGATTTTTGAAG aatCCTCGTCATGCACCCCACAAAGTTCCCCAATATCTACTCTGGCTAATAATCTTCCTCTGCCGCAATGTGAGAAGATTACAAGACCATGTAGTGATAGTCTGGTACACCTGCATGGACACGTAACTGAAAGGAAGAAACGTGTCACTGTCTTTATGACGAGCACTCCATCTTCTGCAGTGGACTTTCACCTAGATACCAACTCAAATCGTGCCTCGAAATGGAGCATTGGTGGGGACAACTGTGCCAGTAAAACAAGCATGCCGATCAAATCGAACTCTCTCCATCTCTTGGATTTGCCTTCGGAGCCCGATAGCGATCCTAAAACAGAATCCCCAGATAAAGGGCTTCCCCGTGACCTGCTGCAGCCTGAAGAGACTCTGTGCGATGCTGAAGTGGATCATAACTTCAGCCGAGTCGCTGAGTTTATTACATTAGAAGCCAAAAGTCAAAGTAATGGCCAAGCCAAAGCCGGTGAAACTACAGTTGTCAAAAAGGTCAgcaaaggtaaaaagaaaagagatgCACTTAAAATCCATCCTAAAAGTAGTTCAGATGTACCTCATGAAGAAGAGAGCCCCCCGAGTTCTAAAAAGGTATCCAAGGCTAAAGGCTTGAGCGGGAGCAAATGGGAAGTGCGCAAGCCCGCGTGGCAGACTCCCGGGGATGCTTTGGAAGAGGGGTCGTTACAGAAGAGCAGCGGTTGTGCTGTGGGACAAAGTGATAAAGCCAAAGATTGCAGAAGAATGCATGTGTTGAATGCAGGGCAGTCGAAGAAGGTGGAAAAAAGGGTCTTGTTACCACAAGAACTAAATAGAGAGTCTTTTGCTGAGAGACTGAGTAGTATGGAGAGCCAGTTCCAAAGTCCACGCTCTGCCTTGTTCAGTCATAAAGCTCCATTAAATGGTGGTGCTCTGCAAAGTCCACCGTGCTTGGAAAAACAAGGCTCCAGCATACCAGCTTTGCAGCAGGATTTGCTGTGTGTGAACGTGAAATGTATAAAACCAAAAGCAACCAGGAAGACCATTCGAATTAGCAGAGCAGCTGACTGTAGTGAGGAACATGTGCAAAGCAGTACCAGAATTCCAGAGAGCAAAGCTGAATGCCAGGCTAAAAAAGGGCagaaaagcaagagaaaaatgaGTAAAGAGGGCAACTTCAACCCTCAGAGAAGTGAAGAAGAGAATTCTGGTCCGTGTGTAGATGTGCAAAGTGTAAATAAAAGCAACGATAAGGATTCATCAAGCAATACCAAACCCAGCAGGAAAACGTACACTGTGTCTCTTTCTGATCTTACAGGGAGCTCAATTCCTGTCCTGCCAGGTTTAAAGGGGGGTGAAATCACCCGCTCTGAGCGTGTTCCTGAGAGCAAAACTAACAAGACCCAAAAGGCTCAGAGAACTTCAGCTGTTCAGAGCAATAAAAAGCGGAGCAGCAGCCCCGTAGAGAAGGTGCTGGACGGAGTCCCCAGCAATATGAATGCCTTAAAGGAAGGGGCTGATTCCAGATCTAAGACTAAGAGAAAAACCTATGTTGTTAACCCTCCAGAAGCTCACCCTGAGGGCAGAGAGAGTTTTGCTTCTGAGACTGGAGGCGTAGCAGATTCTGCATTCAATCAGGCTGATCCAGTGGAACAGAATTTTCTGCCTGTtaccattttcaaaactgagctAGATTCCTACCTGGAGCCACCGATCAGTGAGCCAGGTGGGACGAATTCCATGGTGGGAAATCCAGGCCTTATTGATTTCTCCTCTGCAGCCCGTTCTGAAGCTTTGGCCTTCAGCCCCTGCAGCAGAAGTCTCCCACACTTGGAGCCCCCAACTGCTGCAGAGCACAGAATTGCAGAAAAATCCTCCACTCTGCCAAAGAGCTCTGCGATCGTTAAAGAAAATGACACCGAGCAGACGTCGGGAGGCAGTTGTGGGCGGAAGAAAGCAAAGACCAGTTCAAAAGACCCTTGCCAAAGCACAGCCTTGCCAGGAAGTG AGAATAAAGCCCTGCAAGATCTGACCAATGCCAGCTTTCGGGCATCCATCAGTTCAGAAGAGTCTTCGGCACGTCCGACCAGACGGAGGCGGGACCCGGCTTGCTACGCAGAACCGAAACTCAATAG CAAATTGAGGCGTGGTGACCCCTTTACAAACACACAGTTCCTGCATTCCCCTGTCTATAAaaccaaaaggaagaaaatgacaaaagaaaaggaaaaatctaaGAGGATCAAACAGGAAGAAAATGTCTTCATGAATGATCCACTGCAACATACATAA